The proteins below come from a single Paracoccus sp. SCSIO 75233 genomic window:
- a CDS encoding GntR family transcriptional regulator produces MKDAYSLIVDAMDAGEYQPGDRLVEAELAERFGVSRTPVREALQRLETQSMVKRDGRSLIVSTLDHNQLSELYIVRTELEALAARLAARHATPEEIRVLQSMIDEDMTRLDDADALARSNRRFHHQIHLASHNRYLVQQLDMVHRNMALMARTSLAVEGRSKTALAEHQAIVDALKSGEGVAAEEALRNHISRAFETRLREDARRDR; encoded by the coding sequence ATGAAAGACGCATATTCACTGATTGTCGATGCCATGGATGCCGGGGAGTATCAGCCCGGTGACCGGCTGGTGGAGGCCGAGCTGGCTGAGCGGTTCGGGGTGTCCCGAACCCCGGTGCGCGAGGCTTTGCAGCGGCTGGAAACTCAGTCGATGGTCAAGCGGGACGGGCGTTCGCTGATCGTCTCGACGCTGGATCACAACCAGTTGTCGGAGCTGTATATCGTGCGGACGGAGCTGGAGGCGCTGGCCGCGCGGCTGGCCGCCCGCCACGCGACGCCGGAGGAAATCCGGGTGCTGCAATCCATGATCGACGAGGACATGACCCGGCTTGACGATGCCGATGCGCTGGCGCGCTCGAACCGGCGCTTTCATCATCAGATCCATCTCGCCTCGCATAACCGCTATCTCGTGCAGCAGCTTGATATGGTGCATCGCAATATGGCGCTGATGGCGCGTACTTCGCTTGCGGTCGAAGGGCGCAGCAAGACCGCGCTGGCGGAGCATCAGGCGATTGTCGATGCGCTGAAATCCGGCGAGGGGGTGGCGGCGGAGGAGGCGCTGCGCAACCATATCTCGCGCGCGTTCGAGACAAGGCTGCGTGAGGATGCGCGGCGCGACCGGTGA
- a CDS encoding MarR family winged helix-turn-helix transcriptional regulator produces MDRIDVCLIALRRILRAAELHGKELAQSAGMTPVQLRVVQIVAETGTSTGGAIAKRMHVAPATVTAMIDKLERAGHVTRQPSPTDRRQTLIALTEQGRTALERAPDALQQRFAADFEALPDWEQAMIVSVLERVALMLDMPEGGQGAVLYPGEL; encoded by the coding sequence TTGGACCGCATAGATGTTTGCCTGATCGCGCTTCGGCGGATTCTGCGCGCGGCGGAGTTGCATGGCAAGGAACTGGCGCAGTCGGCGGGGATGACGCCCGTGCAGCTTCGGGTGGTGCAGATCGTGGCGGAGACCGGGACCAGCACCGGCGGGGCCATCGCCAAGCGGATGCATGTGGCGCCCGCGACGGTGACGGCGATGATCGACAAGCTGGAACGGGCAGGCCATGTCACGCGCCAGCCCAGCCCGACGGATCGCCGCCAGACGCTGATTGCGCTGACCGAACAGGGCCGGACGGCGCTGGAGCGAGCGCCGGACGCCTTGCAGCAGCGCTTCGCCGCGGATTTCGAGGCGCTGCCGGATTGGGAGCAGGCGATGATCGTGTCGGTGCTGGAACGTGTCGCGCTGATGCTGGACATGCCGGAAGGCGGGCAGGGGGCGGTGCTTTATCCGGGCGAACTCTGA
- a CDS encoding Rrf2 family transcriptional regulator, which yields MKLSTKGRYGMAALVDLALQPTESLTSLADIAERQSISLPYLEQLFVRLRRAGLVESARGPGGGYKLSRPATEIRVSDVLAAVDETVSALHVGAGASGGLSGSRAQTLSNRLWQSLSAHVYVFLHNATLADVAHNQLLPCPAVPDILSVVDDKS from the coding sequence ATGAAACTTTCCACCAAGGGCAGATATGGCATGGCAGCGCTTGTCGATCTGGCACTTCAGCCGACGGAGTCGCTGACCTCGCTGGCCGATATCGCTGAACGGCAGAGCATTTCGCTGCCCTATCTGGAACAGCTTTTCGTGCGCCTGCGCCGCGCCGGTCTGGTCGAATCCGCACGCGGTCCTGGGGGCGGCTACAAGCTGTCGCGCCCGGCGACGGAAATCCGCGTCTCCGACGTGCTGGCCGCCGTCGATGAAACCGTCAGCGCGCTGCATGTCGGCGCGGGCGCATCGGGCGGGCTGTCGGGGTCGCGCGCGCAGACGCTGTCCAACCGGCTGTGGCAAAGCCTGTCGGCGCATGTCTATGTGTTCCTGCATAATGCAACGCTGGCAGATGTGGCGCATAACCAGTTGCTGCCCTGCCCTGCGGTGCCGGATATCCTGTCGGTGGTGGACGATAAATCCTGA
- the ampH gene encoding D-alanyl-D-alanine-carboxypeptidase/endopeptidase AmpH, whose translation MQINKFLRRAFLPVLLLAHPGWSAPAQAQSALLDDTVSFTGQVLFLETGVPGLVIGAVQGGQRVVFGFGETRRGNGETPDGDTQMRVGSITKVFTGAVLADMAAEGSIGLTDTLASHLPDIDVPRKGDRPIRLIDLATHTSGLPRELEREVDEDDPFSTITLDAYFAALSDDKQLFPAGTGGLYSNFGFDMLAAALGGAAGEPYPTLLQKRILDPLGLDSTGFAGMEGRRMMSGHGFDGEALPDVPSGPAMAGASGLYSTANDILTWLEWHLDEGDAWAETRLLDHAPYVNRDGLSPVFGFDESGEMDAMALGWIVMQPDGNRPLILQKAGGLQGMFLYHAFAPSGDIGVFVAVNQFDFAASALIAQFANDLITQLAAR comes from the coding sequence ATGCAGATAAACAAATTCCTCCGGCGGGCGTTTCTTCCTGTTTTGCTGCTGGCGCATCCGGGTTGGTCCGCCCCCGCGCAGGCTCAATCGGCACTGCTCGACGACACGGTATCCTTCACCGGGCAGGTGCTGTTCCTCGAAACCGGCGTGCCGGGGCTGGTGATCGGTGCCGTGCAGGGCGGGCAGCGCGTGGTATTCGGCTTCGGCGAGACCAGACGCGGGAATGGCGAGACACCCGACGGCGACACGCAGATGCGGGTCGGCTCGATCACAAAGGTGTTCACCGGCGCAGTTCTGGCCGATATGGCGGCTGAGGGCAGCATCGGGCTGACCGACACGCTCGCCTCGCATCTGCCCGACATCGACGTTCCCCGAAAAGGCGACCGGCCGATCCGGCTGATCGACCTTGCCACCCATACATCGGGACTGCCAAGGGAGCTGGAGCGGGAGGTGGACGAGGATGATCCGTTTTCCACCATCACGCTTGACGCCTATTTCGCCGCGCTGTCCGACGACAAGCAGCTTTTCCCGGCTGGCACCGGCGGGCTTTATTCCAATTTCGGCTTCGACATGCTCGCAGCGGCACTGGGCGGGGCTGCGGGCGAGCCCTACCCCACGCTGCTGCAAAAGCGCATTCTCGATCCGCTGGGCCTCGACAGCACCGGCTTTGCGGGGATGGAGGGGCGACGCATGATGTCCGGCCACGGTTTCGACGGCGAAGCACTGCCCGATGTGCCAAGCGGCCCCGCGATGGCCGGGGCAAGCGGGCTATACTCCACGGCCAACGATATTCTGACCTGGCTGGAATGGCACCTCGATGAGGGTGACGCGTGGGCCGAAACTCGGCTTCTGGATCACGCCCCATATGTGAACCGGGACGGGCTTTCGCCGGTGTTCGGCTTCGATGAATCCGGCGAGATGGACGCTATGGCGCTTGGCTGGATCGTCATGCAGCCGGACGGCAACCGACCCCTGATCCTTCAGAAGGCGGGCGGCTTGCAGGGGATGTTCCTTTATCACGCCTTTGCACCCAGCGGGGATATCGGGGTCTTTGTGGCGGTCAATCAATTCGACTTCGCGGCATCCGCGCTGATTGCGCAATTCGCGAATGATCTGATCACCCAGCTCGCCGCGCGGTAA
- a CDS encoding NADP-dependent isocitrate dehydrogenase, which produces MSKIKVANPVVELDGDEMTRIIWDFIKKKLILPYLDIDLKYYDLGIEERDRTDDQITVDAANAIKEYGVGVKCATITPDEARVEEFGLKKMWRSPNGTIRNILGGVIFREPIICKNVPRLVPHWTKPIVVGRHAFGDQYRATDFKFPGKGKLTIKFVGDDGETIEHEVFQAPGSGVTMAMYNLDESIRDFARASMNYALQRKYPLYLSTKNTIMKAYDGRFKDLFQEVFDAEFADEYKKAGITYEHRLIDDMVAASLKWSGGYVWACKNYDGDVQSDTVAQGFGSLGLMTSVLMTPDGKTVEAEAAHGTVTRHYREHQKGNETSTNSIASIYAWSGGLKHRAKLDENEALMTFAQTLEKVTVRAVEDGFMTKDLALLVGPDQKWLSTMGFLEKVDEYLNKALS; this is translated from the coding sequence ATGTCGAAGATCAAGGTAGCCAACCCCGTCGTCGAGCTGGACGGCGACGAGATGACCCGGATTATCTGGGATTTCATCAAGAAGAAGCTGATCCTGCCCTATCTCGACATCGATCTGAAATATTACGATCTGGGCATTGAGGAGCGGGACCGCACCGATGACCAGATCACCGTGGACGCGGCGAACGCGATCAAGGAATACGGCGTCGGCGTCAAATGCGCGACGATCACCCCGGATGAAGCGCGGGTCGAGGAATTCGGGCTCAAGAAAATGTGGCGCTCGCCCAACGGGACGATCCGCAACATCCTCGGCGGGGTGATCTTCCGTGAGCCGATCATCTGCAAGAACGTGCCGCGTCTGGTGCCGCACTGGACCAAGCCGATTGTTGTCGGCCGTCATGCGTTCGGCGATCAGTACCGCGCCACCGATTTCAAATTCCCCGGCAAGGGCAAGCTGACGATCAAATTCGTCGGTGACGATGGCGAGACCATCGAGCATGAGGTGTTCCAGGCGCCGGGCTCCGGCGTGACGATGGCGATGTATAACCTCGACGAATCGATCCGCGATTTCGCCCGCGCCTCGATGAACTATGCGTTGCAGCGGAAATACCCGCTTTACCTGTCAACCAAGAACACGATCATGAAAGCCTATGACGGGCGCTTCAAAGATCTGTTCCAGGAGGTGTTCGACGCGGAGTTCGCTGACGAATACAAGAAGGCCGGTATCACCTACGAACATCGCCTGATCGACGACATGGTGGCGGCGTCGCTGAAATGGTCGGGCGGCTATGTCTGGGCATGCAAGAACTATGACGGCGACGTGCAGTCGGATACGGTCGCGCAGGGCTTTGGCTCGCTGGGGCTGATGACCTCGGTTCTGATGACGCCGGACGGGAAAACGGTCGAAGCCGAGGCGGCGCATGGCACCGTCACCCGCCATTATCGCGAGCACCAGAAGGGCAATGAGACCTCCACCAACTCCATCGCGTCGATCTATGCGTGGAGCGGCGGTCTGAAGCATCGCGCCAAGCTGGATGAGAACGAAGCGCTGATGACTTTCGCCCAGACGCTGGAGAAGGTCACGGTGCGCGCGGTCGAGGATGGGTTCATGACCAAAGACCTCGCGCTGCTGGTCGGGCCGGATCAGAAATGGCTGTCGACGATGGGCTTCCTTGAGAAGGTCGATGAATATTTGAACAAGGCGCTGAGCTGA
- a CDS encoding DNA-3-methyladenine glycosylase, whose translation MRVIADNADLAEGAAHLASVCPVWAATLPGLDLPLRRRDDGFGAILDAIIGQQISIAAAAAILTRLEAAGLTEPAAIRAAGADGLRDCGVSRPKIRYLLGIVENEPDWAALRNAPDEEAIAILVALPGIGRWTAEIYLAFALGRSDAFPAGDLALQEAAKLLYGLDERPAPKALEAMAEPWRPWRSVAARGLWAYYRVAKGREGVRS comes from the coding sequence GTGAGGGTGATCGCGGACAACGCCGATCTGGCCGAGGGGGCGGCACATCTGGCAAGCGTCTGTCCGGTCTGGGCCGCGACGCTGCCGGGGCTGGATCTGCCGCTTCGCCGACGCGATGACGGGTTCGGCGCGATCCTTGATGCGATTATCGGGCAGCAGATTTCCATTGCGGCGGCGGCGGCGATCCTGACGCGGCTGGAGGCGGCGGGGCTGACCGAACCGGCGGCGATCCGGGCTGCGGGCGCGGACGGGCTGCGCGATTGTGGCGTGTCGCGCCCGAAGATCCGCTATCTTCTGGGCATTGTGGAGAACGAACCCGACTGGGCCGCGCTGCGCAACGCCCCGGATGAGGAGGCGATTGCGATACTGGTCGCGCTGCCCGGCATCGGGCGCTGGACGGCGGAGATCTATCTCGCCTTCGCTTTGGGCCGGAGCGACGCGTTCCCGGCGGGCGATCTGGCCTTGCAGGAGGCGGCGAAGCTGCTCTACGGCCTCGACGAACGCCCCGCACCCAAGGCGCTTGAGGCGATGGCGGAGCCGTGGCGTCCTTGGCGCTCGGTCGCGGCGCGGGGGCTCTGGGCCTATTACCGGGTCGCGAAAGGGCGCGAGGGCGTGCGGTCGTAA
- the ectA gene encoding diaminobutyrate acetyltransferase, with the protein MKDMIDSNTPDTLTFRKPESEDGSNIWELIKSCKPLDENSMYCNLIQCDHFADTCILAERNGVAVGWISGYLLPDAPDTLFVWQVAVSEEARGLGLAGRMLDKLLSRDDMAGVLHLKTTITRDNDASWGLFRSLAERHNARLTDEPHFRKDDHFDGEHATEHMVTIHFPAPVAQAA; encoded by the coding sequence ATGAAAGACATGATCGACAGCAACACCCCTGACACGCTGACCTTCCGCAAGCCGGAATCGGAGGACGGCAGCAATATCTGGGAGCTGATCAAGTCCTGCAAGCCGCTGGACGAAAACAGCATGTACTGCAATCTGATCCAGTGCGATCATTTCGCAGATACCTGCATCCTGGCAGAGCGTAACGGCGTAGCGGTCGGCTGGATCTCCGGCTATCTTCTGCCCGATGCGCCGGACACGCTGTTCGTCTGGCAGGTCGCCGTTTCGGAAGAGGCGCGCGGTCTCGGCCTTGCTGGCCGGATGCTGGACAAGCTTCTGTCGCGCGACGACATGGCGGGCGTGCTGCATCTCAAGACCACGATCACCCGCGACAATGATGCAAGCTGGGGCCTGTTCCGCAGCCTTGCGGAGCGGCACAATGCGCGGCTGACCGACGAGCCGCATTTCAGGAAAGACGACCATTTCGACGGCGAGCACGCCACCGAACACATGGTCACGATCCACTTTCCGGCCCCGGTGGCGCAGGCGGCCTGA
- a CDS encoding OmpA family protein has translation MGRFTANSTAIAAFFSFGLLTPAHAEIILPPEEFTAQAGPRAEQMPPLNSILQAERRAGLTQEQLSCLDGSARPCADDMPLMTPAGVSVQLNSDGQMILAPQNLQPFTVQNGQPMVRGNDLAELAEARLAAAQARAAQVQAEADAPEDEADDSAADDTAQQNQQAEATAEQTAEAAREAAEREAEIAAQIAAAQAAESVLDDEPAAPAISDSYANDEHRVEPRFADQYHRERAEHMPQLSALLQQEISEGLTADDLVCADGADRPCAEGISLLSPRGVAAEVTEDGRIIMGRAVQQVYVVGEDGKMRARGSNTEAAREAAEAAAPTAAALTAQQGEGETVTETVAEDEARSSSEDFATTLTDAIRQASEGGSGASDDGDNDSNDLARAALVGLGALAVGQMLNGNREVALNTGDRVIVTREDGSQQVLKDDNALLRQAGNEMQTENYSDGSSRTIVTRPDGSQIVTIRAADLSVLRRVHIAPDGTETVLIDESVEVPPVELAELPQAPAPSADTAPTTEAALREALAREAAIDRRFTLTQVRSIPEVRNLVAPVDIDAITFDTGSAAINPDQARQLATLGSVLEESIAQNPREIFLIEGHTDAVGSATYNLALSDRRAESVALALSEYFDVPPENLVVQGYGEEYLKIPTLADERENRRASVRRITDLLASAQ, from the coding sequence ATGGGCCGCTTCACCGCCAATTCCACAGCCATTGCCGCATTCTTTTCCTTCGGCCTCCTCACCCCGGCCCATGCCGAGATTATCCTGCCGCCCGAGGAATTCACCGCACAGGCCGGACCACGGGCCGAGCAGATGCCGCCGCTGAACAGCATCCTTCAGGCCGAACGCCGCGCGGGGCTGACCCAGGAGCAATTGAGCTGCCTTGACGGATCGGCGCGGCCCTGTGCCGATGACATGCCGCTGATGACACCGGCTGGCGTATCGGTGCAGCTTAACTCCGATGGCCAGATGATCCTCGCACCGCAGAACCTGCAACCGTTCACGGTACAGAATGGTCAGCCGATGGTCCGTGGAAACGATCTTGCTGAACTGGCGGAAGCACGGCTGGCCGCTGCGCAGGCCCGTGCCGCGCAGGTGCAGGCTGAAGCGGATGCACCCGAGGATGAAGCCGATGACAGCGCCGCCGACGACACCGCTCAGCAGAACCAGCAGGCTGAGGCGACGGCAGAACAGACCGCCGAAGCCGCCCGGGAGGCAGCCGAACGCGAGGCCGAAATCGCAGCCCAGATCGCGGCGGCGCAGGCGGCGGAATCGGTGCTGGATGACGAACCTGCCGCACCCGCGATCAGCGACAGCTACGCCAATGACGAACACCGTGTCGAACCTCGCTTTGCCGATCAGTATCACCGGGAGCGGGCCGAACATATGCCGCAGCTTTCGGCGCTTCTTCAGCAGGAAATCTCCGAGGGCCTGACCGCCGACGATCTGGTCTGCGCGGATGGTGCCGACCGGCCTTGCGCCGAGGGGATTTCGCTGCTGAGCCCGCGCGGCGTGGCGGCGGAGGTGACCGAGGACGGACGGATCATCATGGGCCGCGCCGTCCAGCAGGTCTATGTCGTGGGCGAAGACGGAAAGATGCGCGCCCGCGGCTCCAACACCGAAGCGGCCCGCGAAGCCGCCGAGGCCGCGGCCCCGACCGCCGCCGCCCTGACCGCGCAGCAGGGTGAGGGCGAAACCGTCACCGAAACCGTGGCCGAAGACGAGGCGCGCAGTTCGTCCGAGGATTTCGCCACCACTCTGACCGATGCGATCCGTCAGGCCAGCGAAGGCGGCAGCGGGGCATCGGATGACGGCGATAACGACAGCAACGATCTCGCCCGCGCCGCTCTGGTCGGGCTTGGCGCGCTCGCCGTCGGGCAGATGCTCAACGGCAATCGCGAGGTGGCGCTGAACACCGGCGACCGGGTCATCGTCACCCGCGAGGATGGCAGCCAGCAGGTGCTGAAGGACGACAACGCCCTGCTGCGGCAGGCCGGCAACGAGATGCAAACGGAGAATTATTCCGACGGCTCCTCCCGCACTATCGTGACCCGTCCCGATGGCTCGCAGATCGTGACCATCCGCGCCGCCGATCTGTCGGTGCTGCGCCGGGTTCATATCGCCCCGGACGGGACCGAAACCGTGCTGATCGACGAATCCGTCGAAGTGCCGCCGGTCGAGCTGGCCGAGTTGCCGCAAGCGCCGGCACCAAGCGCCGATACCGCGCCGACGACCGAAGCCGCGCTGCGCGAAGCGCTGGCGCGCGAGGCCGCCATCGACCGGCGTTTCACCCTGACTCAGGTGCGCTCCATCCCCGAGGTCCGCAATCTTGTCGCCCCGGTCGATATCGACGCGATCACCTTCGACACCGGCTCTGCCGCGATCAACCCCGATCAGGCCCGCCAGCTGGCAACGCTCGGGTCGGTGCTGGAGGAAAGCATCGCGCAGAACCCCCGCGAAATCTTCCTGATCGAGGGGCACACCGATGCCGTCGGCAGCGCGACCTATAATCTGGCCCTGTCGGATCGCCGCGCGGAATCTGTGGCGCTGGCGCTGTCGGAATATTTCGATGTGCCGCCGGAGAACCTTGTCGTGCAGGGTTACGGCGAGGAATATCTGAAGATCCCGACGCTGGCGGATGAGCGGGAGAACCGCCGCGCCTCCGTCCGCCGGATCACCGATCTGCTGGCCTCGGCGCAGTAA
- the ectB gene encoding diaminobutyrate--2-oxoglutarate transaminase, translated as MPTDKTADTAIFERRESEARSYCRSFPTVFTRASGSVMTDADGRDYIDFLAGCSSLNYGHNDPDMKAALIEHVSQDGIAHGLDMFTTQKAAFLETFERLILKPRGMDYKVMMTGPTGTNAVEAAIKLARKVTERRNIIAFTNAFHGMTMGSLALTGNAGKREGAGGGSLADVTHMPFENAMGENDTLEYIEWALDNPSSGIDAPAAFIVEPVQGEGGLNAASRDWLQGIQRIARKHGALFIIDDIQAGIGRTGTYFSTEEYGLDPDMITQAKSFSGMGLPFAALLIKPEHDIWKPAEHNGTFRGNTHAFVTARVALEKFWADDAFAAEVQRKGDHLRDRLEAMATLIPGAALKGRGMMRGIDVGSGDLAGEICAICFENGLIIETSGAHDEVVKVLAALTIPDEIFTKGLDILEAAIRAATNKNQIAAE; from the coding sequence ATGCCGACTGACAAGACGGCCGACACCGCTATTTTCGAGCGCCGCGAATCCGAGGCGCGTTCCTATTGCCGCAGCTTTCCGACCGTGTTTACCCGCGCGAGCGGATCGGTGATGACGGATGCGGACGGGCGTGATTATATCGACTTCCTCGCCGGGTGTTCTTCGCTGAATTACGGCCATAACGACCCCGACATGAAAGCCGCGCTGATCGAACATGTCAGCCAGGACGGAATCGCGCATGGGCTGGACATGTTCACCACCCAGAAGGCCGCATTTCTTGAAACCTTCGAACGGCTGATCCTGAAGCCACGCGGCATGGACTACAAGGTCATGATGACCGGCCCGACCGGCACCAATGCGGTTGAGGCCGCAATCAAGCTGGCCCGCAAGGTGACGGAGCGGCGCAATATCATCGCCTTCACCAATGCGTTCCACGGCATGACGATGGGCAGCCTCGCCCTGACCGGCAATGCCGGCAAGCGCGAGGGCGCGGGCGGCGGCAGTCTGGCCGATGTGACCCATATGCCGTTTGAGAACGCAATGGGCGAGAATGACACGCTGGAATATATCGAATGGGCGCTCGACAACCCGTCAAGCGGCATCGATGCGCCCGCCGCCTTTATCGTTGAGCCGGTGCAGGGCGAAGGCGGGCTGAACGCCGCCAGCCGCGACTGGCTGCAAGGCATTCAGCGCATCGCCCGCAAGCATGGCGCGCTGTTCATCATCGACGATATTCAGGCCGGGATCGGCCGGACCGGGACGTATTTTTCGACCGAGGAATACGGGCTCGACCCCGACATGATCACGCAGGCCAAGTCGTTCTCCGGCATGGGCCTGCCCTTCGCGGCACTGCTCATCAAGCCGGAACATGACATCTGGAAACCGGCGGAGCATAACGGCACCTTCCGCGGCAACACCCATGCCTTCGTGACCGCCCGCGTCGCGCTAGAGAAGTTCTGGGCCGACGATGCCTTCGCCGCCGAGGTGCAGCGCAAGGGCGATCATCTGCGCGACCGGCTGGAGGCGATGGCCACGCTGATTCCGGGTGCTGCGCTGAAAGGCCGTGGCATGATGCGCGGCATCGACGTCGGCAGCGGCGATCTGGCCGGCGAGATCTGCGCGATTTGTTTCGAAAACGGTCTCATCATCGAAACATCCGGCGCGCATGACGAGGTGGTCAAGGTGCTCGCCGCCCTGACCATCCCTGACGAGATTTTCACCAAGGGTCTGGATATTCTGGAGGCCGCGATCCGCGCCGCCACCAACAAAAACCAGATCGCAGCGGAGTAA
- a CDS encoding alpha/beta hydrolase, whose protein sequence is MPELIFPGPDGRLEGRYHTQSNPDAPIAIILHPHPQFGGTMNNRVVYNLHYAFHKIGFTVMRFNFRGVGRSQGEFDQGVGELSDAAAALDYLQAMNPNSKHCWVAGFSFGAWIGMQLLMRRPEITGFISVAPPANMYDFSFLAPCPASGLIINGTADRVAPPKDTDGLVGKLREQKGITISHEVIEGADHFFRDDEAHMEPMISTVQAYVRRRLTETTR, encoded by the coding sequence ATGCCTGAACTGATTTTTCCCGGTCCCGATGGCCGCCTCGAAGGGCGGTATCATACCCAATCCAACCCCGATGCGCCGATCGCCATCATTCTGCACCCGCATCCGCAGTTTGGCGGGACGATGAATAATCGTGTCGTCTATAACCTGCATTACGCCTTTCACAAGATCGGCTTTACGGTGATGCGGTTCAATTTCCGCGGTGTCGGACGCTCGCAGGGTGAGTTCGATCAGGGCGTCGGTGAATTGTCCGATGCTGCCGCCGCGCTGGATTATCTTCAGGCGATGAACCCGAACTCCAAGCATTGCTGGGTTGCTGGGTTCAGCTTCGGTGCCTGGATCGGGATGCAGCTTCTGATGCGCCGGCCCGAGATCACCGGCTTCATCAGTGTCGCGCCGCCGGCGAATATGTATGATTTCAGCTTCCTCGCGCCATGCCCGGCCTCGGGGCTGATCATCAACGGCACCGCCGACCGCGTCGCGCCGCCGAAGGACACGGATGGGCTGGTCGGCAAGCTGCGCGAGCAGAAGGGCATCACCATCAGCCACGAGGTGATCGAGGGTGCCGACCACTTCTTCCGCGACGATGAGGCGCATATGGAGCCGATGATCTCCACCGTGCAGGCCTATGTCCGCCGCAGGCTGACGGAGACGACGCGGTAG
- a CDS encoding ectoine synthase produces the protein MIIRDFNKLKNTDRDVKDAQWSSVRMLLADDKMGFSFHITTLEAGSEHTFHYKNHFESVYCMSGKGSITDLATGETHEITPGVMYALNLHDKHTLRAEEELVMACCFNPPVTGTEVHQADGSYAAPATEDA, from the coding sequence ATGATTATTCGTGATTTCAACAAGCTGAAGAACACCGATCGCGACGTGAAGGATGCTCAGTGGTCCTCGGTCCGCATGCTGCTGGCCGATGATAAGATGGGCTTCTCCTTCCACATCACCACGCTGGAAGCCGGTTCGGAACACACGTTCCATTACAAGAACCATTTCGAAAGCGTCTATTGCATGTCCGGCAAGGGCTCGATCACCGATCTGGCCACGGGCGAGACGCATGAGATCACCCCCGGCGTCATGTATGCGCTGAACCTGCACGACAAGCACACGCTGCGGGCCGAGGAAGAGCTGGTCATGGCCTGCTGCTTCAACCCGCCCGTGACCGGGACCGAGGTGCATCAGGCCGACGGCTCCTACGCCGCACCCGCGACCGAAGACGCCTGA
- a CDS encoding ferredoxin--NADP reductase, producing MTLDIAVTQAPNREKPTLPDAQTVTAVKHWTDRLFSFRVTRPASLRFRSGEFVMIGLLGDNGKPLLRAYSIASPNWDDELEFYSIKVPDGPLTSKLQHIKEGDQIILRPKPVGTLVLDALLPGKRLWFLATGTGIAPFASLMRDPESYERFEQVIMMHTCRTADELNYGRELVENLRNDPLLTELYGESFADRLLYYPTTTREDSPLMGRITDNMTSGKVFADLGLPAMNPEEDRAMICGSLAFNVDVKAVLEGFGLREGANSEPKEFVVEKAFVGDGI from the coding sequence ATGACACTGGATATTGCCGTGACCCAAGCCCCGAACCGCGAAAAGCCGACCCTGCCGGATGCGCAGACGGTGACGGCTGTGAAGCATTGGACCGACCGGCTGTTCTCTTTCCGCGTGACCCGGCCCGCCTCGCTGCGCTTCCGCTCGGGCGAATTCGTGATGATCGGGCTTCTGGGCGATAACGGCAAACCGCTGCTGCGCGCCTATTCCATTGCGTCCCCGAACTGGGATGACGAGCTGGAATTCTATTCCATCAAGGTGCCGGACGGGCCGCTGACCTCGAAGCTCCAGCATATCAAGGAAGGCGATCAGATCATCCTGCGCCCGAAACCCGTCGGCACGCTGGTCCTCGACGCGCTGCTGCCGGGCAAGCGACTGTGGTTTCTCGCCACCGGCACCGGCATCGCGCCCTTTGCCTCGCTGATGCGCGACCCGGAAAGCTATGAACGCTTCGAGCAGGTGATCATGATGCATACCTGCCGCACCGCCGACGAGCTGAATTATGGCCGCGAACTGGTCGAAAACCTGCGTAACGACCCGCTGCTGACCGAGCTTTACGGCGAAAGCTTCGCCGACCGGTTGCTCTACTACCCGACCACCACCCGCGAGGATTCGCCGCTGATGGGACGGATCACCGACAATATGACCTCCGGCAAGGTGTTCGCCGATCTCGGCCTGCCCGCGATGAACCCCGAAGAGGACCGCGCCATGATCTGCGGCAGCCTTGCCTTCAACGTCGATGTGAAAGCGGTTCTGGAAGGTTTCGGCCTGCGCGAGGGCGCAAACTCCGAGCCGAAGGAATTCGTGGTCGAGAAAGCCTTCGTCGGCGACGGCATCTGA